The stretch of DNA GACGCGTCGCAATCGACTGCGTAGAACGGAATGAAGGGGTCGAGGGAGGATGCAGCGGCAGAGAACTCAGGCGCCATGTTCTTGCAGTGCCCGCACCTGTCGTCAGTTTGAGATCTGGGGTGGTGCTGGATCCGATGGGTGCAATGTCCGATCCGATAGTGACGCCTCACCATGGAGCCACGAATGCAACCATCTAAAGTTTAGTCGTCGACATGAGTACGGCGCTCACTGCTGCATGTTCCTTGCTCATGGCCTTTTTAAAGTCTTTGGCATCGATGTTGATCACGGGCTTGCTGTACATGCCCGCTGCAGCCAAGAGCGGGGCGACCAGTAGGGCCGCTGTCAGAGTGGGGAGGTGCATGTTGCGCCAGAGTAAATGGGGTTAGAACAAGGGAGTGACGAACGAGCTTTCAAACTGCGTGCGTGTGTGTGAGGGCGGCAGTAATGTCGTCACCATGTGCACCGTGGCAGATCCACGCGTCTCGCGTGCCATGGTGGCCTCTGTTTCTTtccggtggaggtggaggtggaggtggaggttgtaGTTGGGTGAAGAATGTGGGAACATATTTTCTTCTTCTCAACccttcctcatcaaccCCATTTGGCCCATTCACTCCTTCCCACGTCCCCGGACGGGTAAATATCAAGATATGGAACCTCATGCCGAGCTTTCCACCCGTGGGCTATCTAGTCCAGATCCACATAGCTCGCGGCCCGCTGAGTTTATCGGCCATCCGCTTGCGTGATTGACAAGAGGCACCCTTTGTTCCTTTGCTGTGGCCCTGTGGACCTACCACTTGTCATTCTAAATTGAGTGGCAACTGCTTGTCGACTGTGCCTGTGACCACGTGTATCTGGTTGTGAAAATGGCGGCCGTGGAGGCCTCGTGCGCCACCCACAACGATCAAAACGTGACCCATCTGACCCACCAAGCTGACAATCTTGTTGATCAGGTCGCCCACCGGCTCACGGTTCACAGTTCACGTCTGGGTCTCTGATTTTCCCAAAGGACTCTGCTTTCCGCTCACACATAGCGTAGCCCCATATAATCCGACCCACATCGTTACGTCCATATCTCAACACGATCTTCATCTCATGAGATGACAACCAGTTGAATCGAACGGAAGCAAACCCCAGGGTGGACGCGCAAGCGTTTCTTCAGGGTCTCGAGTTTAGCCATCTACGATCTAGTACGATCTCCTTTCCTGCAAGGGGGCTTGACTCAACCCTTCAAGGATACACGGTAACAGGGCCCTCATTAAGGGTCACAAGAGGTAAAGTGGCCCAATGAATCTTAGGCCTACAAGGCCTACAAGGCATGGTCACACTTTGAGGCATTAGAGCCAAGTGACGCTGACTATTTTGACTATTTGACCTCTTAACAGCTATAGGATCAGGTCCCTTGGGTTCATCAAACCCTCCATCAACCTTACCCTTTCACCTTTGATTATTCGGGTCATGGCCAAGCGGGGTAGGAAGCCGCCTGGGCCCCATGAGCTCATGAGGAAAGTGGAAGGGAGGGATCGAGGGTAAGGGTAGTCAGGGGTTATGAAGGGTCACGGGCGATCTTTGTGATGGATGACCAACGGGTGAACTGGGTGGACAGGTAGAGACTTCGTCTCTCTATGCAGCTGTGCAGCAAAGTGGGGGTTAAAGGCCGGTAGGGAGGGTGCAATCTCTGACACGAGAGGTAATTTCACGACTTGTCGGATTGGGTGGGGGGCATGGGGTGGGGGTATGATTACGAGTTTGTAAGGATGCACGAGTCAGGAAGTGAGCACGTTAGCGAGTTGACGAGTCAGGCTGCTGCGCGCCCTGCACAGACCCCGCCACCCGGATGCCTGCACCGCCGCACTAGACGCACACTGAGGATACCCATGGTACTAGGACTAGGATTTGCTAGTGGAATCCATAGGCGTAGCAATAAGGGCCACTTTAAGGCCAGAGATACATATGAGAGTGGCCGTCTGCGTCTACCAAGAAATGCTATAATCCAATCTGGATCCATCCTCTATCTCCTCTTGATCACCAAGCAATCAACACACATACACAACCTTCCTTCGCCACTCTTaacctcctccccactTCCCCTTTTCTCCATATAACCCCATCTCTTGGCTAGAGGACTTGTGGCTCATTTCATCCCCTTCTTCAGTTCACTACATCTCCAACTTCAAACCTCCACACCCGCCACTCTTATCAACCGAGCCACAGCCCCGTCTCATAGCGTCTCGAACACCCACTCATCTCCAAACCCACCACACTCTCCCCCTCTCGTCGACCATTGTTCCTCGACGTCTAGTACAATTCCACTCAAGGTAACAGTCTCTACACAACAGCAATCATGTAAGTCGGCGTCTTAACTTGAGCTTGCGGGTCGGTATCGGATATTGGTGAGAGGGAGAGCTTACCCGCTTCTGCCTCGTCACCGCAGCCGCTCTCGGGCCCAGTGGAGGTGGCCGTGTGTGCTGACTGTGCCCGAGCGGACGGGGTAGCTGTGGCAGGCGTCGGCTCACAGCTGCACGGAACGGGGCGTGTGACGCATCCGAGCTGCGCACCTGACGATTCTGCCCGCCCCTCGAGTGACTCCTGTCACCGGGCACACCCGTCCCCATTGCACAGTCGTCACATCGGCAGTGAGCAGTCGTGTGCCATCAGCGGCGACGTGCTCTCGGTGTGCGGTGTGCCAACAGGACACATTCCCCTGCTGCCTCGTGTTTGCCCCACTCGCACACGCAAGCGTTACATCAGCCCGTCATATTGCACCGCTGACCAACAGGCCCGCCAAGAAGCGCTGTCAGTTCCGCGTCATCTACAACATCCCCGTCACGCCGCCAGCGGACGGCTCTGCGGACTCTGAGGCCAAGCCCACCATGACGGCCAACCCAACACAGTGCCCATCGGCTGCGCTCAAGATTGCCGGTGACTGCCAACACTGCAGCAAGGTCTTCTGCAGCGCACACCGCACCCCCGAGTCCCATAGCTGGTGAGTTTCCGTTCCGGGCAAGTTTGAGGGTGGGGAAGCCATGCGGTGTTCGCACGATCACGTCGCGTACACacctcatcgtcctcgttcCAGCAGCCATCGCACGCCACACGCAGATCGCTGACGCGCTACCAGCACGGGCATGCAGGCCTGCCGTGACGCCGCGTTCCAGGCCAACaaggagcgcctcgagcgcgaacGGACTGTCGCACAGAAGATTGCCCAGGCGTAACCCGTCTAAAGCTGCCGTCTGTGACTGGCCGCTGGTCGCGAGGGTCATTGAGATAGATGGTTACCGGTCTCTCTGTGGCTCTTGAAGCCAAAGGGAGACTTGGCATCTCGTGTCATCATATCCATTCTCTCCATTGCAACCCTGCACTGTGTAGTCCCGTTGTACGCAATCTATACCAATTTTAATGTAGAACGTAGAGAAATGAACTGTGCTGTGTCATATGGGATTTGTCAATTGTCATGTATTGTAGGTCAAGAATGGTGGGCGACTGCGGAGGGTTTAAATGCTGCATAATCCTGTACGGATGCATTTCAAGTCTTGAATGGTTCTGTTCAACTCGGTTTCCAAGTCAAAGGTTCAACGGCGTGGAGCTAGAGAGGGTCAGGGCGGGACAGGGGGTCGGGGGGTCGGGGGGGCGGTGGACTGTGGATGACGTCTTACCTCCCTAACTAGCCATTTTGGGATGGTTTGGATCATCATTTGAAGAATCCATTAAGTACCATCACGACGTATTACCTTCCACACATACAGTAAACACACCACAATCTCCATTTACTCATTCACACACATCCCATTGCTCATCCTTCTTCACAGTCACCGTCACCCCCCGTCTCTATCCCACAATTCCTCGCCACTCAATCGTCGCACTCTAAACATAACGGCGCGCGGAGCGCGATCGCCCCTCCAACTCTGCAACGAAAACGATGAGCCATCCAGCCAGAACCACCTCGCTCCCCTacgcgccgcgccaacGACGGAGGCCAGAACGCCCCCTCCCAGCCCCCCCACCCGAAGAAGATGTGCCGGCGCAGAACGCATTCGAGATAGTGCAGGGGTAcacctcgccaccctctcctcccaagaacccgccaccaccacttGTCATTGAGGATGATGTGGTCGCTCTAAGCGAGCAAGTCGCGAGCACTAACgttggaggaggtgagggacgtgcccctcctccccctccttcaAGCGCGCAGACTGCCGCTCAGCACATCAATCCGTTCCActcgacgctgccgagcAACGAGTTTACGCCGCCCACGATCCTCACTCCCCTCCGCGCGCATTACCTCAAGAAATCTCTGGTGAACCAGCAAATTCACtacgagctcggcgtgaTGACAGACCCGAGACTCGGCGCGAACGCGCTCGGGCTTCTTGGCAAGCCGTTCCTGCTCCCGGAGAGCGCCAAGTCCGAGGTCGCCGCGGTCGCTGGGACGGATGGCAACTCTGCTGGTCCCCAGATCGGCGACCTTCCCTTCTTGCGCTTCATGTTCCACCAGTttctccttcccttccccttcctgGCTGCAGCTCCGCCAACTTTCTGGAGCCACAAGGTGCAGCCGTttctctcctccttcctcgcgaCCACTGCCGCGTCACAGCACGCGACGGAGACGCCGCAGGAGCGTGAGGTCAGCGAGAGTCTCAtgaccaaggaggagaggaaggaggccgaggagcggcgcAAGCTCTGGAccaaggtcgagaagcACTTGGGCTTGATGATTAGCGTGGGCatcaagctcgtcggcggggaggaggtcgtgCGCATCGGGCAGAgcgagctgcgccgcatcgaggaggcgcaggaggCACGCCGGCGAAAGATGGCCGAGCGAGATGGCGTACCAGTCGAGCCGATCACGTTCGACGTCAACGTTGTTGGCGTGCGCACCATCAAAGAGCGGGGTCATGTCCGCAGCAAGCACCACGAGGTGAGATCGTGACAGGAAGGGAGGCTGACGTTCAGGAGTTTATCATCCGCACCCAACGATCAGGCGTCAACGACGTCTATGTGTCCCGGAGATATGGCGATTTCCGCAGGTTGGCGGAGGAGATCCGCATCCACTTCCCCGATATTCCGCTGGCCAACCCTCccgccaaggacaagacCGTCAcgaccgccgcgccggtGCAGCAAGCCGGGTATGGCTACTACAACCCGTTGCGCATGATATATGGGAGCGGGACAGCGACTCCGACCGACCCACCGAAGAGCGGCACGTCATCACCTCGCCCGTCGATTGACGACTCCGGACTGGCGACGCCTGTCCCACTCTCGCGGGAGAAGAACCGGCTCACCCTCCGCGCGTATCTGCAGAATATTCTGTCGATGCCCGAGGTCGCCAACTCGCCCATCATGCGcagcttcctcctctcgtcCCCTATTACGCTTACGCCATCTGAGATGGCCGACGTGCAGCGACGAACGGAGGCGGATGCAgtgcgcgaggagggccgcaGGCGCTTCCGTGAAGAAGCGGAGCGGCGTGTCGAGAAACTCCGCGAGGGGCTCGCGCAGTTCAAGGGCGACATCCTCACGCGCGAGGGGGGCCTCATGGGTGTGTTCGAGGTTGTGCGCAAGGTAGAATTTGTGGGTGATCTGCCGCCCGCCGAACGCGCAGTGCTCGAGTGGGGCCGTATTTCGTGAGTGTCCAGCCTGAGTTGGAACATGGTtagctgacggcagcctCGCGGCCACCATCTTCCAGCTGTACGTCGCGTCAGACACGGCGTCAGAGGCGTTCGCGGGCCTCAAGCGCATGCACGCCATCATGCCGTACTTTATGCTCAAGGGCATTCTCAAGATCTCCAACCCGATTGCTATGATCAGGGGTGAGTTCATGGTACTTATCTGAACTGACGGCAGGTGTACTTGATCTGTTCCTCGCGCGCCCATTCGGCGGGCAGAGCCTTTTGCAGCGAATGTTCTCGCAGTCGCTCACCGAAGATGTGCGctacctcgccgaggacatCCAGGCCGTGCAGGACAAGATCGACGACCCGGTTCTGTGCCAGAAGATCGAGCAGTACGTCTTGGCGCCGTTCGAGATCCAGGAGATCTTCCGCGGGGACGCGGTTGCCGAAAACGTCGACCTGCTTGTTGTGATTCTAAGATCACCCGACATGCCAGCGCTCTCGCGTCCTCAGATGCAACGAGTGTTCCGTGCATCGCGCGCGTACCGCGAGTATAAGACGTGGCAGGCCGAGCtgagcgactcggacgacgatgacgggccggacaacgacgacgcgtgGCTGTTCGAGGATCTCAACATCCTCATGAAGCTGATGTcgcgcaagaaggagaaggaggcgatgATTTCGTTAATCTTTGAGGTGAGTAACGGGCTGAGCTAGTGTTAACGGCCAGGGTGTGAccgccgagctgctcaaggacaTCATCACCATCTTTTACTCGCCTCTCGCACAGGTGTACAAGGCGGCTAGCATTGCCGACTCGCTTGGCGACCTCCAGGCCTTCATTAACGACATGATCCGCACCGTCGAGCAGGTTGAGGAGCTGTCACAGGAAGACCCGCAGCGCACTGTCCAAACGTTTATCGACCTGGTGCAGCGGCACGAGCAAGCGTTCTACACGTTTGTGCACAACGTCCACTCGAAGGGCCAGGGTCTATTTGAGAGCCTGATGGGCTGGATTGAGCTGTTCCTCAGCTATGCGCGCGACGGTCTCCCCTCGGAGCTCGACCTGGagatcctcctcccgcATGCTGGCCCAGAGCGTGTGGCCATTAtgaaggaggtcgacgacatcgCGCAGTACCATTacaagctcaaggtcgcgcacgaggagaaggtgcGCAAGCGCttcgctggcggcgcgggcgcagACCAGCAGAcgatggaggaggccgcgctGGTCGACAGCGTGCTCCAGTCCCTCAGTATCGGCGAAACGATTATGGGAAGCGCGGGCGAGATAGCCGTCGAAGAGTcggaggagagcgaggaggaggacgacgaccacaGCGATGAGCGGAGCGACACGAGCTCCATGCGGTCTACTGGGTTTGGGATTACGTCACCGCACAAGGTCAACCACGGCCACTCGTCGCTCGTACCGCCAGAGGATGcgcgcatgctcgacgagagGCGCCGCTCCCTTCGCAACTCGCTCGAAGTCGTGCGCGACAAGGCACGCTCAcactcgcgctcctcgtcagTGGCGGGGAGCCACTCGGGTgacccaccacccccaccaCCGAAGGACAAGAGGAAGCAGCCCGGTCCGCGGCGAAAGAGACAGAAGGGCCGGCGCCCAGAACTCATCGCGCCGCCTGAGACGCCGCACCTCACCGAACTGCGGCCGCTGTTcgtcgaggttgtcaaGCAGCTGTTGGTGGTTAAGCCGCTCACGTCGCAGTGAGCGGGGAGAGCGCCATTGTGAGTTGgggtgtgtgtgtgtgtggtgTGTTCTCGCCCAATCCAACCTATCTTTGGGACGGGATCTCCCATGTCTGCGTATCCGAAGACTCCTAGATGTGCCTATGCATAGATGTACGCTATCGTCTTAGCCTCGCCGCTCTagtcgcgccgccgcgccgcgctgaAACGTGTCAGACTGACCTCGCGGACGGTGTAGCGGCTCATGAGGGAACGCATGTCGAACTTGCGCGAGTCCAGGCCTCCACTAGGGAGTCGCGCCGAGTCGGGGAACGAGCTGAGCGCTGGAATGGTCACGTaggcgaggatgacggTCTGGTGTAAGCGAGTCCGCCCCCCCTACTCACCTTCTGCACCAAACTGTTAACCCGCATCACAGTGTTGATCCACTTCCAGCTAGTCTTCTCCGCATACCAGTCGGTACCACCGTGCGGCCCCTTCCGGTCATCCTCATCCATATAAACAGGAATGATAAGGACCGAGAATGCCGAGTGTGAGAAAACCGGTCCGCGGCGATAAAGCAGCCAGTCGACGGCAAACTTGATACCGTGGCGCACGCACCACCCAAGCGAGCGATAGTGGTGGTACGCGGCGTAGGACACGAGGAACGGGTCGTCGGGGTAGAGCGTCCCCTTAGAAGcaggagagggagagggaaagGGGGTGATGAGCCGGGGAAGGACGTTGGGGATGATGCCAGACTCATCACGGATCTTGAGCACCCCAATGGCGGAGAGGAACCACGCCTCTTCTAGACAGAGTTGGAGGTGTTCCATTTGGGgaacgagggcgagagcgtcctcgtcctcctcccactcttCGGTCGGGACGGTAGGCTTCTCGGCTGGCATCTCTTctttctcctccttgacggGGGGGACAAAGTTCTTGTTgggaggcgggcggcgtTTAAACTTTCCCCGATTGCGGTTGTTACCCGCACTCTCGGGACGTTGAGGACGCACGAGGAACGTCTGCGCGTTGAGCTTGGTTCCGTCGGGGAGAATGTTTGTAATTGTGCTCGGCGCGGGGGAGGCTGGGCGGtcaatgtcgtcggcgtcggcgtcggcgttctcatcctcgttctcgtcctcccctTCAGCCTCTCCTTGGGCGTCTCCTTCGGCAGCTTCGTTAGGCGTCGCGTCGCCAGGCATCTGCCCCGTCGTCAAtaccgcctcggccttcttggccgcgtcgagCATGGCCGCCGCACGGTCAATCTTGAACTGCTTGCGATCGAGACGCCGTTTTTCACGTAGCTGTtcagcgacgacggct from Cutaneotrichosporon cavernicola HIS019 DNA, chromosome: 7b encodes:
- a CDS encoding uncharacterized protein (AN1-like Zinc finger), with the protein product MHESGTIMPAKKRCQFRVIYNIPVTPPADGSADSEAKPTMTANPTQCPSAALKIAGDCQHCSKVFCSAHRTPESHSCTGMQACRDAAFQANKERLERERTVAQKIAQA
- a CDS encoding uncharacterized protein (PX-associated), whose product is MSHPARTTSLPYAPRQRRRPERPLPAPPPEEDVPAQNAFEIVQGYTSPPSPPKNPPPPLVIEDDVVALSEQVASTNVGGGEGRAPPPPPSSAQTAAQHINPFHSTLPSNEFTPPTILTPLRAHYLKKSLVNQQIHYELGVMTDPRLGANALGLLGKPFLLPESAKSEVAAVAGTDGNSAGPQIGDLPFLRFMFHQFLLPFPFLAAAPPTFWSHKVQPFLSSFLATTAASQHATETPQEREVSESLMTKEERKEAEERRKLWTKVEKHLGLMISVGIKLVGGEEVVRIGQSELRRIEEAQEARRRKMAERDGVPVEPITFDVNVVGVRTIKERGHVRSKHHEEFIIRTQRSGVNDVYVSRRYGDFRRLAEEIRIHFPDIPLANPPAKDKTVTTAAPVQQAGYGYYNPLRMIYGSGTATPTDPPKSGTSSPRPSIDDSGLATPVPLSREKNRLTLRAYLQNILSMPEVANSPIMRSFLLSSPITLTPSEMADVQRRTEADAVREEGRRRFREEAERRVEKLREGLAQFKGDILTREGGLMGVFEVVRKVEFVGDLPPAERAVLEWGRISLAATIFQLYVASDTASEAFAGLKRMHAIMPYFMLKGILKISNPIAMIRGVLDLFLARPFGGQSLLQRMFSQSLTEDVRYLAEDIQAVQDKIDDPVLCQKIEQYVLAPFEIQEIFRGDAVAENVDLLVVILRSPDMPALSRPQMQRVFRASRAYREYKTWQAELSDSDDDDGPDNDDAWLFEDLNILMKLMSRKKEKEAMISLIFEGVTAELLKDIITIFYSPLAQVYKAASIADSLGDLQAFINDMIRTVEQVEELSQEDPQRTVQTFIDLVQRHEQAFYTFVHNVHSKGQGLFESLMGWIELFLSYARDGLPSELDLEILLPHAGPERVAIMKEVDDIAQYHYKLKVAHEEKVRKRFAGGAGADQQTMEEAALVDSVLQSLSIGETIMGSAGEIAVEESEESEEEDDDHSDERSDTSSMRSTGFGITSPHKVNHGHSSLVPPEDARMLDERRRSLRNSLEVVRDKARSHSRSSSVAGSHSGDPPPPPPKDKRKQPGPRRKRQKGRRPELIAPPETPHLTELRPLFVEVVKQLLVVKPLTSQ
- the SEN2 gene encoding uncharacterized protein (Constitutes one of the two catalytic subunit of the tRNA-splicing endonuclease complex, a complex responsible for identification and cleavage of the splice sites in pre-tRNA. It cleaves pre-tRNA at the 5'- and 3'-splice sites to release the intron. The products are an intron and two tRNA half-molecules bearing 2',3'-cyclic phosphate and 5'-OH termini. There are no conserved sequences at the splice sites, but the intron is invariably located at the same site in the gene, placing the splice sites an invariant distance from the constant structural features of the tRNA body), yielding MSIPTAVPPPPVPCGFQGKGGRSKRDANMLKYGTPLPILLPSSPLHPNTTSRVGHIVDPTTLKEQGHIIAGLGVRNRLVVPAIVGVLDADTGSVWVEGEGMEVLFNRGFFGKGTLSRSDPSWRKRRVELVRGGDAVVAEQLREKRRLDRKQFKIDRAAAMLDAAKKAEAVLTTGQMPGDATPNEAAEGDAQGEAEGEDENEDENADADADDIDRPASPAPSTITNILPDGTKLNAQTFLVRPQRPESAGNNRNRGKFKRRPPPNKNFVPPVKEEKEEMPAEKPTVPTEEWEEDEDALALVPQMEHLQLCLEEAWFLSAIGVLKIRDESGIIPNVLPRLITPFPSPSPASKGTLYPDDPFLVSYAAYHHYRSLGWCVRHGIKFAVDWLLYRRGPVFSHSAFSVLIIPVYMDEDDRKGPHGGTDWYAEKTSWKWINTVMRVNSLVQKTVILAYVTIPALSSFPDSARLPSGGLDSRKFDMRSLMSRYTVREVSLTRFSAARRRD